Proteins encoded within one genomic window of Gallus gallus isolate bGalGal1 chromosome 1, bGalGal1.mat.broiler.GRCg7b, whole genome shotgun sequence:
- the GPR83 gene encoding probable G-protein coupled receptor 83 precursor, with amino-acid sequence MFSCFIWLSLPCFVNTFPTSGKLPLNRSLEEVLEIPTISGFFPWDNDTLADWQSFVGRSRHGADSQHVAAKALLIAAYSIIIVFSLFGNVLVCHVIIKSKRLRSATSLFIVNLAVADIMITLLNTPFTLARFVNSTWIFGKGMCHVSRFVQYCSLHVSALTLTAIAVDRHQVIMHPLKPRLPMAKGVIYISVIWVMAACFSLPHAIYQKLFTFEYSEEVTRCLCIPDFPEPADLFWKYLDLTTFVLLYVLPLLIISAAYMTVAKKLWLRNVIGDVTTEQYFALRKKNKKTIKMLMLVVILFAICWFPLNCYVVLLSSQTIRSNNALYFAFHWLAMSSTCYNPFIYCWLNDSFRAELKALLNICRKPPGPVEQRLPSTVPSYRLAWPENSHFKRLQVSHVPAAASNSHLGKTDISAVEPIVAVS; translated from the exons ATGTTCTCCTGTTTCATTTGGCTCTCCCTCCCCTGCTTCGTGAACACCTTCCCGACCTCAGGAAAGCTCCCCCTCAACAGAAGCCTTGAGGAGGTGCTGGAAATCCCAACCATCTCGGGGTTCTTCCCCTGGGATAACGACACGCTGGCCGACTGGCAGAGCTTTGTGGGCAGGAGCCGGCACGGGGCAGACTCCCAGCACGTGGCAGCCAAAGCTCTGCTCATCGCGGCGTACTCCATCATCATCGTCTTCTCCCTCTTCGGCAACGTCCTGGTCTGCCACGTCATCATCAAGAGCAAACGCCTGCGCTCCGCCACCAGCCTGTTCATCGTCAACCTGGCCGTGGCCGACATCATGATCACGCTTCTCAACACGCCTTTTACACTG GCTCGTTTTGTGAACAGCACGTGGATATTTGGGAAGGGGATGTGCCATGTCAGTAGGTTCGTGCAGTACTGCTCGCTCCACGTCTCTGCTCTGACCCTCACAGCCATTGCCGTGGACAGGCACCAG GTCATAATGCACCCTCTGAAACCTCGCTTACCTATGGCAAAAGGCGTTATCTACATCTCTGTAATTTGGGTCATGGCAGCTTGTTTTTCCCTCCCACATGCTATCTACCAAAAACTCTTTACTTTTGAATACAG TGAGGAAGTCACCCGGTGCCTGTGCATCCCAGATTTCCCTGAGCCAGCCGACCTCTTCTGGAAGTACCTCGACTTAACGACCTTCGTTTTGCTCTACGTCCTGCCCCTGCTGATCATCTCTGCTGCCTACATGACAGTGGCCAAGAAACTCTGGCTGCGCAACGTCATTGGGGACGTCACCACCGAGCAGTACTTCGCCCTTCgcaaaaaaaataagaagactATAAAGATGTTGATGCTCGTTGTCATCCTCTTTGCCATCTGCTGGTTTCCCTTAAATTGCTACGTCGTCCTGCTCTCCAGCCAAACCATCCGCTCCAACAACGCCCTGTACTTCGCCTTTCACTGGCTTGCAATGAGCAGCACCTGCTACAACCCCTTCATCTACTGCTGGCTCAATGACAGCTTCCGGGCAGAACTGAAGGCTTTGCTCAACATCTGCAGAAAACCTCCCGGCCCTGTGGAACAGAGGCTTCCCTCCACTGTCCCTTCCTACCGACTGGCGTGGCCTGAAAACAGCCACTTCAAGAGGCTGCAGGTCTCTCATGTCCCTGCCGCAGCCTCCAACAGCCACTTAGGAAAGACGGACATCTCTGCAGTTGAGCCCATAGTAGCTGTGAGCTAA